The following proteins are co-located in the Triticum aestivum cultivar Chinese Spring chromosome 1A, IWGSC CS RefSeq v2.1, whole genome shotgun sequence genome:
- the LOC123188261 gene encoding co-chaperone protein p23-1, whose protein sequence is MSRHPSTKWAQRLDKVYLTIELPDAKDVKLNLRPDGHFNFSAKAPADDMQYELDLELFDAVSVEESQAAVAPRTICYLVKKAEGKWWPRLLKKEGRPPVFLKVDWDKWQDEDDEDAGFGDFGDMDFSKLDMGGGDDDDDDEIEEEEDEDNVVDSANKGDVDAEAEPGSKGGVALL, encoded by the exons ATGAG TCGCCACCCGAGCACTAAGTGGGCGCAGAGGCTGGACAAGGTTTACTTGACGATTGAGCTGCCCGACGCAAAGGATGTGAAGCTCAACCTGAGGCCTGATGGCCATTTCAACTTCTCAGCAAAGGCCCCTGCTGATGACATGCAGTATGAGCTTGACCTTGAGCTCTTTGATGCTGTCAGTGTTGAG GAGAGCCAAGCGGCTGTTGCCCCGAGGACTATATGCTACCTTGTCAAGAAAGCTGAGGGCAAGTGGTGGCCTAGGCTGCTCAAGAAGGAAGGTAGGCCACCTGTGTTCCTGAAGGTTGACTGGGATAAATGGCaagatgaggatgatgaagatgccGGAT TTGGTGACTTTGGTGATATGGACTTCTCG AAGCTGGACATGGGAGGtggtgatgacgacgatgatgatgagattgaggaggaggaggatgaagacaaTGTGGTTGACAGTGCTAACAAAG GTGATGTAGATGCTGAGGCAGAGCCGGGGAGCAAAGGAGGGGTGGCGTTGCTGTAA